AGTCGAAGAAGAGCGTGCGCTCGGTCTCGGTGGCGAGCGAGATCATCTTGCCCTTCGCGTCCGCCGCGGTCTTCTCGTAGATGTACTTGAGATTGGTGGTCTTCCCGCACAGCCCCGGTCCGTAGTAGACGAGCTTGCAGTTGATCTCGCGCGCGCTGTAGTTGATGAACGCCATGGGATCTCTAGTCCGAGAACAGGTTGTCGATGTCTTCGTCGCTGATTTCGGCGAACGGCGAGGCCGGCCCGTCCGCGTCCGAATCCGATTCCGCCCTCTTGAAGATCTCGTCGAACAGCTCGGAAAGCTTTTGCCCGGCCTTCTTCACGCGCAGCCGGACCAGTCCGAGCGAGCTTCGGTCGTCGAAGACGACGACCAGGATGATTCGCTGCGCGACCAGCGTGATGTGGACGTTGTCGCGCTCGCCCTGGTGGAAGTGAGTCGGGAAGTCGGGCTCGCCGATCACCTTCGCCAGCCCCTGCGTGGCCGCGACGTTCCCGGCCACCAGTGACGCGAGCGACGTGGTGTCGATGCCCTTGAGCTCGCCCGCTTCGGTCACGAGCTGACCGTTTCGATCGACCAGGAAGATCGCCTTGGCGTTCGCGTCCTCGACCAGCCGTTCGGAGACGGCGAGAAGCTTGCGATGGTCGTCCTCGAAGAGCACTAGCTGCGGCGTCAACGACATCGCCTCGGCCCCTTTTGATCTCGGCGCAGTCGAAGCTCTAACACTTCGATCCGTCTGGGAAATCCCGGTTCGCAGACTAGCAGAGGGCGATTTCGCCAGACAAGCCGATTCCAGCTGTCGAATCGGCGGATGCCGCGGGATCTTGAGAATCGGCCCGGCTCTAGCTCCGGAACGAGCGGCGATTCTCGAGCGATTTCCGGACCGTGATCGGATCGACGTATTCCAGATCCCCGCCGATCGGCATTCCGTAGCCGATCCGCGTCACGGGCACCCCCGACATCGCGAGTCGATCGGCGACGTAGAGAGCGGTGGCCTCGCCTTCCGGGTTGGGATTGGTGGCGAGGATGACCTCGTCGATCCCGCCGGACTCGACGCGCCGGGCCAGCGCGTCGATGCGCAGCGCCTCGGGCCCCACGCCGTCGAGCGGCGAGATCGTGCCGCCGAGCACGTGGTAGCGGCCCTTGTAGCCGCGCGTGCTCTCGATCGAGGCCAGGTCGGCCGGCTCCTCGACCACGCAGACCAGCCGGGCGTCGCGCGTCTCGTCGCGGCAGATCTCGCAGGGCGAGCGCGAGGTCAGGTTGAAGCAGACCTCGCACAGGCGGATGTCGGCGCGCAGGCGCAGGATCGCCTGGCCGAGCTCCGCGGCGTAGCTCTCGGGCGCAGAGAGCAGGTAGTACGCCAGCCGGGTCGCCGTCTTCTCGCCGATTCCCGGCAGGCGCCGCAGCGCCTTCACGAGCCGCTCGATCGGCTCGAGGCTCGAATCGCTCAATTTCCACCGCCCGGCGGGCCGAAGCCCAGGCCCGGCGGCAGCGAGAACCCGGTGACCTGCTGCATCGCCGCCGCGGCCATCTCGCGCGCACGCACGAGCGCCTGGTTCACACCCGCGCAGACGAGATCCTGGAGCATCGCCACGTCGCGCGGGTCGACGGCCAGCGGGTCGATCTTCACCTCCAGGATCTCGAGCGCACCGTTGGCCTTGACCTCGACCATCCCGCCGCCCACGGTCACCGACACGCTCCGGTGTCGGAGCTCCTCCTGCACGCGGCGCAGCTTCTCGCCCATCTCCTGCGCCTGCGCCATGACCGCGCGAAGGTCGAACGGGGGCTCGGTCACGGCGCGCCTCGGCCCGGGGGCGCCAGCGTTCGCGAGTCGACGCGGATCTCGCGCAGCTCCGCGTCGAGCGTCTCGATCACCTGGTGCACGCTCGGGTGCGCCTTGGCCTCGGCGCGCACGCGCGCCTCGAGCGCCGAGCGCTGCTGGTGGCTCAGCACGGATCGGTCGGGCGGCAGCAGCGCGCCGTCGCGCGCGTCGTCGATCGGGGGCGCGAGCTCCGCGTCGTCCGGGGTCGGCGGCTCGGGCTCGGGAGCCGGTGCAGCTGCGGGAGCAGCTGCGGCTGCAGGTGCAGGCGCAGCCACGAGCGCAGGCACCGCTGCAGCCGCGGTCGCGGGCGCCGACGAGACCCGCGGCGCGGGCTTCGCCGGCGCGGCCGGCTTCGCGACGCGTGCGCCCGGCCCCGTCGAACCG
Above is a window of Deltaproteobacteria bacterium DNA encoding:
- a CDS encoding roadblock/LC7 domain-containing protein, which translates into the protein MSLTPQLVLFEDDHRKLLAVSERLVEDANAKAIFLVDRNGQLVTEAGELKGIDTTSLASLVAGNVAATQGLAKVIGEPDFPTHFHQGERDNVHITLVAQRIILVVVFDDRSSLGLVRLRVKKAGQKLSELFDEIFKRAESDSDADGPASPFAEISDEDIDNLFSD
- the recR gene encoding recombination protein RecR, which codes for MSDSSLEPIERLVKALRRLPGIGEKTATRLAYYLLSAPESYAAELGQAILRLRADIRLCEVCFNLTSRSPCEICRDETRDARLVCVVEEPADLASIESTRGYKGRYHVLGGTISPLDGVGPEALRIDALARRVESGGIDEVILATNPNPEGEATALYVADRLAMSGVPVTRIGYGMPIGGDLEYVDPITVRKSLENRRSFRS
- a CDS encoding YbaB/EbfC family nucleoid-associated protein, yielding MAQAQEMGEKLRRVQEELRHRSVSVTVGGGMVEVKANGALEILEVKIDPLAVDPRDVAMLQDLVCAGVNQALVRAREMAAAAMQQVTGFSLPPGLGFGPPGGGN